CGACGCCGACCGCATCGCCCACCTCGTCTCCTACATGGCGGAGTACGCCCCGTTCCTCGTCGTGGCGCTCCTGCCCGAGGACGCCCGGGCGCTCGACGACTCCTACACCCGCGTGACCGAAATCTGACCGGGTCACACCTCCGGACGCCCGGGTGCCGTCCGTCGGTTCTCGTCTGCAGCTAACAGGTATATCGCTGTTAGTCGGACTCGCAGTCGCAGCCCCCTCGTTCCAGGAGGTCGAGCACCCCGTATCGCGCGCCGCAGTCCTCACAGAGGACGTCGACGCCGACGAACAGCCGGAAGTCGCCGAGAGTCAGCCGCCCGGTCCGTCGGAGCTGGTCGAGGCTCCCCTCGGTGACCGACTGGAGGCGGGCGGTGAGCCGTCGGATGGTGTCCGCCACGCCCTCGACTCGCGCCTCGTCGCTCGTCCCCTGGTACTCGGCGTTCCGGTACTCCTTCAGGTACGACCGGATGGCCTGGTAGGTGACGAAGTCGCGCTCCAGTTGCTCGACGTCGACGCCGTCGCGTTCGAGGCGCGCGCGCGCCTCGGTCCGCATCCCGCTGCTCACGTCGTCCGCCGTCAGGAGCCGGTAGAAGTTGTCCACCTCGCCGTCGACCGTCGACAGCCCCGCCCGTCGCATCGCGCTCTCGAGGAGGCGCTCGTTGAACAGGTCCGCGAGGGCCCGGAGGCTGAGTCGCTCGTCGCCCTCGGCCGTCCACGACCGTTCGAGCCGGTCACCGAAGGCGGCCCCCAGGTCGTACTCCTCGATGAGTCGCGCTACCTTGCTCGACGGGCGGGTTTCGGCCGCGTCGTCCTGGTCGCTCATCCTTACTCGGCTGTCGGTCCCGACTCACTTGTAGCTATGCTCGTCCGGGTGCGTCGCCGCGGCGACCGACGCACCGTGCGTGCGTTTCGCACACAACACCCCCGCTCGGCGAACCTGACGGATACCGTTGGTGTGGGCGTCGTCCGACGACACGAACGTCCGTCGGTGGTTCGGAACGACCGTCTCGCGGTAATTGCAACGATTATTCCGCCGAAATCCGGACACGGCCGACGAAGTCCGGTCCGAAAATCGATATCGTTGCGTCCGCGGCCATCGGTCAGTCGCCTGCGTACGTCTCGGCTGTCTATAACTATCACCGTCCACCACATCGGTCGTGTGACAGACCGACATATCTGTCGCGCTCCGCGTCCCCGTCGGCGTCCCCGCCGGGGTGGGCCGTGCGGGTCGTCGGTGGCGTCCCAGGTTGCGGGGTACCGTTTTGAACGCTGCCCGGCCACACCTGAATATTCACGAACAACTAAATTTTAGTTTACGTCAATCAAACAAAAGATTTAATTACATATGAGCTTGGTCTTGTTATGTGCCAGACTATAACAGACGGATGTTCCTTCGGCTCACGGGTGCTGCTGTCGGTGCGGCCGCACTCGGTGCCGGCACGGCTGCCGGAGCGACGGGCGACGACTCGCGGTTCCTCGTCGACCTCAGGGAGATAGCGAAGTCCGACGTTCCGAGCGACGTCGAAGTCATCCACGACCTCTCACAGGTGGACCTGCTGGTCGCGCGCGGTGACGCGAGCGCGGTCGGGTCGGCGGCGGCGACGACCCCCGACGTGACGGTCTACCGGGACGACGCCGGGCCGGCGGTCGAGCGTCCCGGGCCGACGGCGAGCGGGAAGAGCCGGAGCCACAACCACGACGGTCCGGCGACGAACACCGAACTCCAGTGGGACAAGCGCGTCCAGGACGTCGGCGACCTCACCGACAAACCCGGCGGCGGGGCGTTCGTCCACGACACCACGAGGGGCGCGGGGACGCGCGTCGCCGTGGTCGACTCCGGCGTCTACGACGCCCACCCCGACCTCGCGGACGTGGTCGACGCCGACCTCTCGGCGAACTTCACCACCGACGGCATGGATTTCCGGCCGAACGGCGCCGGCAGTCACGGGACCCACGTCGCCGGGACCATCGCGGCGACGAACAGCAACGACGGCCCAGACGGCGGCGTCCTCGGCACCGCCCCGGAGACCGAACTGCTCTCGCTGCGCGTCTTCTCCGGCGTCGAGGGGGCGACCGGCGACACGCTCGCCGCGCTCGTGTACGCCGCCGAGCAGGGCTGTGACGCCGCGAACATCAGTCTCGGCTATCCGGCGCCGTACATCGACCCCGAGGAGTATCCGGAACTGCTCGCCATCCGGGAGGCGTACCGGCGCGTCGCGGAGTACGCCCGCTCGCAGGAGATGGTCATCGTCAACTCGGCCGGCAACGACGCCCTCGACATGGACGCCGAGGGGGTCCTCAGCCTCCCGACGGAGGTCGAGGGCATCTTCGGCGTCTCGGCGACCGGCCCCATCGGGTACGGCTGGGGCGGTAAGCACAGCGACAACGAGGAGAAGTGGTTGACGGGCGACCGCCTCGACGAGGAACCGACGACGCCGGCGTTCTACACGAACTACGGCAGCGCCGTCGACGTGAGCGCCGGCGGCGGGAACGCCGACCTCGACGCACTCGACGGCGGCGTGGAGGGGGCGGAACGTGACCTCGTCTACTCGACGGTCAACACGGTCGAGGAGGACGGCTCCGTCACCGCCGGCTACGGCTGGAAGGCGGGCACCTCGATGGCCGCCCCGCAGGTGTCGGGCGCCGTCGCCCTCGTGCGGTCGCTGCGACCCGACGCCAGCGCCGAGGCGGTCGAACGTCTCATCCAGGAGACCGCGAGCGACGCCCCCGGTGGCGCCGAGTACCACGGCGCCGGCCACCTCGACCTGGAACGGCTGGTCGAGCGCGCCGCCTGACCCGCCGACGGTCACCGGGCCGCGACGACCGTCGACCACGATTCGCGTGCTCGCGGCGGATTTCCGTGACATTTCGGTCTGAATTCGACCGTACTTCTGAAAATACTCATAGCGTTTCGGGGTCTCGGTTAGCCCGTGTGGTGGCCTGCACAGATTCACCGATGACGGACGCTCCCCTCGACGACCGGACGCCGACTGCGGCCGCCGCGGACGGGGGACGCCGCTGCCGGGTCGAACGGGTTTCCGTGGCTGGGGCCCGCTGGACGCGGTGGTACCGTTCCCCCACCGACTCCCGCGGCGACCGGCGGGGAGCACACGACGGGCGCGACACGCCGTCGTCCCCCGGACGGAGCGGTCCGACCGCCGGGGGTCGCCGCCCGTTCCCCGCTGGCGCGCCCGCCGGCGCTCGCCACCGCACCCGGTCACCGCGCGCCCGTCACGGGCGCTGCGGACCGGTGACCGACCGCGACCGGCGCTCCCGCCCGTCCCGCTCGACGAACCGACCGTCCCGCCCGGTGCGAC
The nucleotide sequence above comes from Halomarina ordinaria. Encoded proteins:
- a CDS encoding S8 family peptidase; the encoded protein is MPDYNRRMFLRLTGAAVGAAALGAGTAAGATGDDSRFLVDLREIAKSDVPSDVEVIHDLSQVDLLVARGDASAVGSAAATTPDVTVYRDDAGPAVERPGPTASGKSRSHNHDGPATNTELQWDKRVQDVGDLTDKPGGGAFVHDTTRGAGTRVAVVDSGVYDAHPDLADVVDADLSANFTTDGMDFRPNGAGSHGTHVAGTIAATNSNDGPDGGVLGTAPETELLSLRVFSGVEGATGDTLAALVYAAEQGCDAANISLGYPAPYIDPEEYPELLAIREAYRRVAEYARSQEMVIVNSAGNDALDMDAEGVLSLPTEVEGIFGVSATGPIGYGWGGKHSDNEEKWLTGDRLDEEPTTPAFYTNYGSAVDVSAGGGNADLDALDGGVEGAERDLVYSTVNTVEEDGSVTAGYGWKAGTSMAAPQVSGAVALVRSLRPDASAEAVERLIQETASDAPGGAEYHGAGHLDLERLVERAA
- the rdfA gene encoding rod-determining factor RdfA, giving the protein MSDQDDAAETRPSSKVARLIEEYDLGAAFGDRLERSWTAEGDERLSLRALADLFNERLLESAMRRAGLSTVDGEVDNFYRLLTADDVSSGMRTEARARLERDGVDVEQLERDFVTYQAIRSYLKEYRNAEYQGTSDEARVEGVADTIRRLTARLQSVTEGSLDQLRRTGRLTLGDFRLFVGVDVLCEDCGARYGVLDLLERGGCDCESD